One Pseudorhodoplanes sinuspersici DNA segment encodes these proteins:
- a CDS encoding YybH family protein: MTTSSNEAAVHARLEQWLEASRAMNLDAIRACYVPDMVSYDCHSAFQFQGIDAYSKHLEMCFSHMAGPATIEVSELSVTADEHIAFGHMTMHCGCTSTSGTEHWCWLRSTVCLRKIDGHWLIAHDHCSAPFDPMSNQAMLDAGPQTVQQGRAA; encoded by the coding sequence ATGACAACAAGCAGCAATGAAGCCGCGGTCCACGCCCGCCTCGAGCAATGGCTCGAAGCCAGCCGCGCGATGAACCTCGATGCCATTCGGGCCTGCTACGTGCCGGACATGGTGTCGTATGACTGCCACTCCGCTTTCCAGTTCCAGGGCATCGATGCTTACAGCAAGCACCTGGAAATGTGCTTTTCGCACATGGCGGGGCCCGCCACCATTGAGGTCAGTGAGCTTTCGGTCACGGCGGACGAGCACATTGCATTCGGTCACATGACCATGCATTGCGGCTGCACCAGCACGAGTGGCACCGAACATTGGTGCTGGTTGCGCTCGACCGTCTGCTTGCGCAAGATCGACGGCCACTGGCTGATCGCCCACGACCATTGCTCGGCACCGTTCGATCCGATGAGCAATCAGGCGATGCTCGATGCTGGTCCGCAAACTGTGCAGCAGGGGCGCGCGGCCTGA
- a CDS encoding DUF1579 family protein — protein MTAATSLKPTAERSVTITRVIDAPRDKVFKAWIDAEQLAQWWGPQHFTNPVCELDVRPGGKILIHMRAPDGTVYPMSGTFREIASPSRIVFVAVAEDANGNPHLESLTTVTFEDDGGKTRLTVTAHATGFSPAAPQMLAGMDAGWSQSLDKLGSNLTGENMTDTMTEAPECAMMAKPQQEHEWLQQLVGEWDFEGECMMGPDQPPMKNTGTCTTRSLGGLWFLSEGSGEMPGGGMMNSIITLGYDPQKQRYVGSFIASMMTHMWLYEGTLDASGKVLTLDTEGPSMSGDGTMTTYQDIVTIESKDHWVLSSQAKGPDGQWMKFMTAHYRRKK, from the coding sequence ATGACTGCAGCCACCAGCCTGAAGCCGACCGCCGAACGCAGTGTGACGATCACGCGCGTCATCGATGCGCCGCGCGACAAGGTATTCAAGGCCTGGATCGACGCGGAACAGCTCGCGCAATGGTGGGGGCCGCAGCATTTCACCAATCCGGTCTGCGAACTCGATGTGCGGCCCGGCGGCAAGATCCTCATCCATATGCGGGCACCGGATGGCACGGTTTACCCGATGTCCGGCACGTTCCGCGAAATCGCCTCGCCCTCGCGCATCGTCTTCGTCGCTGTTGCGGAAGATGCCAACGGCAACCCGCATCTGGAGTCGCTGACCACCGTCACCTTCGAAGACGATGGCGGCAAAACCAGGCTGACGGTCACCGCGCATGCGACCGGTTTCTCACCGGCCGCCCCGCAAATGCTGGCCGGCATGGATGCCGGCTGGAGCCAGAGCCTCGACAAACTTGGAAGCAACCTCACAGGAGAAAACATGACTGATACCATGACCGAAGCCCCCGAATGCGCGATGATGGCCAAGCCGCAACAGGAACACGAGTGGCTGCAGCAACTCGTTGGCGAATGGGACTTCGAAGGCGAATGCATGATGGGTCCCGACCAGCCGCCGATGAAAAACACCGGCACCTGCACCACGCGCTCGCTCGGCGGCCTGTGGTTCCTCAGCGAGGGCTCGGGCGAAATGCCCGGCGGCGGCATGATGAACAGCATCATCACGCTGGGCTACGATCCGCAGAAGCAGCGCTATGTCGGCAGCTTCATCGCATCGATGATGACTCACATGTGGCTCTACGAGGGCACACTGGATGCCTCCGGCAAGGTCCTGACGCTCGACACCGAAGGCCCGAGCATGAGCGGCGACGGCACGATGACGACCTATCAGGACATCGTCACCATCGAGAGCAAGGATCACTGGGTCCTCTCATCACAGGCAAAAGGCCCGGACGGTCAATGGATGAAGTTCATGACCGCGCATTACCGGCGCAAAAAGTAA
- a CDS encoding SRPBCC family protein: MLKKILIAIGVLVVAVAGLLLYASITQPDTFRVQRAMTIDAPQEKVYGILTDLRRGAEWSPFEKGKTMKKTFSGPETGAGAALEWDGDSESGAGKLTIAQATPSKITLNLDMTRPMTAHNIVEYDLAPNGNGTNVTWSMSGPMNIVSKVMCTFTSIDKMLGGEFEKGLRDLNTLAQQ, encoded by the coding sequence ATGCTCAAAAAAATCCTCATTGCCATCGGCGTTCTGGTTGTCGCCGTTGCCGGTCTCCTGCTCTACGCATCGATCACGCAGCCGGACACTTTCCGCGTTCAGCGCGCGATGACGATCGATGCCCCGCAGGAAAAGGTCTACGGCATCCTGACCGATCTGCGCCGGGGCGCCGAATGGTCTCCCTTTGAAAAGGGCAAGACGATGAAGAAGACCTTCAGCGGCCCGGAAACGGGCGCCGGCGCGGCGCTGGAATGGGATGGCGACAGCGAAAGCGGCGCCGGCAAGCTTACGATCGCGCAGGCCACCCCGTCGAAGATCACGCTCAATCTCGACATGACGAGGCCGATGACCGCGCACAACATCGTCGAATACGACCTCGCTCCAAACGGCAACGGCACGAATGTGACCTGGAGCATGTCCGGGCCGATGAACATCGTCTCGAAGGTCATGTGCACATTCACCAGCATCGACAAGATGCTCGGCGGCGAATTCGAGAAAGGCCTGCGCGACCTGAATACGCTGGCACAACAATAG
- a CDS encoding SRPBCC family protein, with translation MTIALIILAVVAAAVIGLLIYASMQPDTFRVERSAIIHAPREKIIGIVTDLRRGVEWSPFEKGLTMKKTFSGPATGVGSALEWDGDKQSGAGKFTIAAVTPSKITFNLDMTKPMKANHIVEYTFEPQGDATRMTWSIHGRANMMSKVMGLFMNVDKMCGDQFEKGFKDLKIVAEREAESLPDGSRTAAA, from the coding sequence ATGACCATCGCTCTCATCATCCTCGCCGTCGTGGCCGCCGCCGTCATTGGCCTTCTGATCTACGCATCGATGCAGCCGGACACGTTCCGGGTCGAGCGATCGGCAATCATCCATGCGCCGCGAGAGAAGATCATCGGCATCGTCACCGATCTTCGCCGCGGCGTCGAATGGTCGCCGTTCGAAAAAGGGCTGACCATGAAGAAAACCTTCAGCGGCCCGGCAACCGGCGTCGGCTCGGCCCTGGAATGGGACGGCGACAAACAGAGCGGCGCCGGAAAGTTCACGATCGCCGCGGTCACGCCCTCGAAGATCACATTCAATCTCGACATGACCAAGCCGATGAAGGCCAATCACATCGTCGAATACACGTTCGAACCGCAGGGCGATGCCACCAGGATGACGTGGAGCATCCACGGTCGCGCAAACATGATGTCAAAGGTCATGGGTCTGTTCATGAACGTGGACAAGATGTGCGGCGATCAGTTCGAGAAGGGCTTCAAGGACCTGAAGATCGTCGCCGAGCGCGAGGCGGAATCCCTCCCCGACGGCTCCCGCACCGCTGCGGCGTAA
- a CDS encoding SRPBCC family protein has product MLDTQQELVITRTFNAPRDKVWKAWSEADSLAQWWGPKGCTLRIMTFDFRPGGIFHYAMQFQPGHDMFGRFVYREIVAPERIVFINSFADLDGGITRAPFPQLKDTWPLEIQNTLTLTEENGQTTLTLRGRPINASEAETKTFIGMFDSMKQGYGGSFEKLDDYLAKT; this is encoded by the coding sequence ATGCTCGACACCCAGCAGGAACTCGTCATCACCCGCACCTTCAATGCGCCGCGCGACAAGGTGTGGAAAGCCTGGTCGGAGGCCGACAGCCTTGCGCAATGGTGGGGTCCAAAAGGCTGCACGCTCCGTATCATGACATTCGACTTCCGGCCCGGCGGCATTTTTCACTACGCGATGCAGTTTCAGCCGGGGCACGACATGTTCGGCCGCTTTGTCTATCGCGAGATCGTCGCCCCGGAACGCATCGTGTTCATCAATTCGTTCGCGGATCTCGACGGCGGCATCACGCGCGCGCCCTTCCCGCAGCTCAAGGACACATGGCCGCTGGAAATACAAAACACGCTGACCCTGACCGAAGAGAACGGCCAGACGACGCTGACGCTGCGCGGCCGGCCGATCAATGCCTCGGAGGCGGAAACCAAGACCTTCATCGGCATGTTCGATTCGATGAAACAGGGCTATGGCGGCTCGTTCGAGAAGCTCGACGACTATCTTGCCAAAACCTGA
- a CDS encoding VOC family protein, translating into MTEQTQGVIPHLVVDGAADAIDFYKKALGATEVLRMPAEDGKRLMHAELQVNGSRVFLMDDFPEYREQHGGGKIVGPKTAGASTFVLHLFVPNCDEAVKRATDAGATILMPPMDAFWGDRYGQVLDPFGHAWSFAHPLAKA; encoded by the coding sequence ATGACCGAACAGACACAAGGCGTCATTCCCCATCTCGTCGTCGACGGCGCAGCCGATGCCATCGACTTCTACAAGAAGGCATTGGGCGCAACCGAAGTCTTGCGCATGCCGGCCGAGGACGGCAAACGGCTGATGCACGCCGAACTGCAAGTGAACGGCTCACGCGTCTTCCTGATGGACGATTTCCCGGAATACCGCGAGCAACACGGTGGCGGCAAAATCGTCGGCCCGAAAACGGCCGGTGCCAGCACATTCGTGCTGCATCTTTTTGTGCCCAATTGCGACGAGGCGGTGAAGCGCGCCACCGATGCCGGCGCCACCATTCTGATGCCGCCGATGGATGCCTTCTGGGGCGACCGCTATGGCCAGGTGCTCGATCCCTTCGGCCATGCCTGGAGTTTCGCGCATCCTTTGGCAAAAGCCTGA
- a CDS encoding DUF1428 domain-containing protein, with the protein MPYVDGFVLPVPKKKLKDYERIAKIAGKVWKEHGAIDYHECVADDVKPGKSTSFPQSVKLKKGEVVVFSWITYKSRKQRDAIIKKVMKDKRLADMMNDPKKMPFDAKRMFWGGFKTFIDL; encoded by the coding sequence ATGCCCTATGTCGATGGATTTGTGCTGCCGGTTCCAAAGAAGAAGCTGAAGGACTACGAACGCATCGCCAAAATCGCCGGCAAGGTCTGGAAGGAGCACGGCGCCATCGATTACCATGAATGTGTCGCCGATGACGTGAAGCCCGGCAAATCGACATCGTTTCCGCAGAGCGTGAAGCTGAAGAAAGGCGAGGTCGTGGTCTTTTCCTGGATCACCTACAAATCGCGCAAGCAACGCGATGCCATCATAAAAAAGGTGATGAAGGACAAGCGTCTCGCCGACATGATGAATGATCCGAAGAAAATGCCATTCGACGCCAAACGCATGTTCTGGGGCGGCTTCAAGACCTTCATCGATCTCTGA
- a CDS encoding DUF899 domain-containing protein, whose product MTDVSNATNHRIVSRDTWLKERKALLAEEKEMTHLRDKLSAKRRDLPWVKVEKTYVFDTPDGKKTLADLFDGRSQLIVKHFMLAPGQKDGCVGCSFEVDHVEAALQHIEHHDVSFVSVARAPLAEIEAFKTRMGWRFRWVSSFGSDFNYDFDVSFTPEQMKSGKAFYNYQETEVPLEDLSGFSIFYKDEKGDIFHTYSTFGRGGEEVLGSYMLLDLTPKGRNEQGPNFDLTDWVRHHDRYGAVGHVAPTGRWVAGDEASSCCHSN is encoded by the coding sequence ATGACCGATGTCAGCAATGCCACGAACCATCGCATCGTATCCCGCGACACCTGGCTGAAAGAGCGCAAGGCTCTGCTCGCGGAAGAAAAGGAAATGACTCACCTGCGCGACAAGCTGAGCGCAAAGCGCCGCGACCTGCCATGGGTCAAGGTCGAGAAGACCTACGTCTTCGACACGCCGGATGGCAAGAAGACGCTCGCCGACCTGTTCGATGGCCGCAGCCAGCTCATCGTCAAGCATTTCATGCTGGCGCCGGGACAGAAGGACGGCTGCGTCGGCTGTTCATTCGAGGTCGATCACGTCGAAGCTGCGCTCCAGCATATCGAGCATCACGATGTCAGCTTCGTATCCGTTGCGCGCGCTCCCCTTGCCGAGATCGAGGCCTTCAAGACGCGGATGGGCTGGCGCTTCAGGTGGGTGTCGTCCTTCGGCAGCGACTTCAATTACGATTTCGATGTCTCGTTCACACCCGAGCAGATGAAAAGCGGCAAGGCCTTCTACAATTACCAGGAAACCGAAGTTCCGCTGGAAGACCTGTCCGGCTTCAGTATCTTTTACAAGGACGAGAAGGGCGACATCTTCCATACCTACTCGACCTTCGGCCGGGGCGGCGAGGAAGTGCTCGGCTCGTATATGCTGCTCGATCTCACGCCCAAGGGCCGCAACGAGCAAGGCCCGAATTTCGATCTCACCGACTGGGTGCGGCATCATGACCGTTATGGTGCTGTCGGCCACGTCGCTCCGACCGGGCGATGGGTGGCTGGCGACGAAGCGTCATCCTGTTGCCATTCAAATTAG
- a CDS encoding VOC family protein encodes MPQHGTFHWNELTSRDVERDKRFYQDTIGWTFVSMPMDRGDTYWCAIHDGKPVAGIFPLTSPEFDGVPEGWMPYLAVDDVDARVAKAVKAGAQLMRPIFDVPDVGRIAILKQPGGAGIGWMTPVGM; translated from the coding sequence ATGCCACAGCACGGCACCTTTCACTGGAACGAACTCACGAGCCGCGACGTCGAGCGCGACAAGCGGTTCTATCAAGACACCATCGGCTGGACGTTCGTGTCCATGCCGATGGACCGGGGCGACACTTACTGGTGCGCCATCCATGACGGCAAGCCGGTCGCCGGGATCTTCCCGCTGACCTCGCCGGAGTTCGATGGTGTCCCTGAGGGATGGATGCCCTATCTCGCGGTCGACGACGTCGACGCACGCGTCGCCAAGGCCGTCAAAGCCGGCGCGCAATTGATGCGGCCGATTTTCGATGTGCCGGATGTGGGCCGCATCGCCATTCTGAAACAGCCCGGTGGAGCCGGGATCGGCTGGATGACACCGGTCGGAATGTAA
- a CDS encoding glutathione S-transferase family protein, producing MKLYYFETINPQKACAVAKYVDAPADFVRVDLAKGEHKTPHYLAINPNGKVPALEDGDTKLWEANAIMCHLARKAKSDLWPSNPEKQIDVLKWLTWNSEHFTRHTGNLYFNYIIKPKFGLGEPDTKAVDESTGFFKQFAAVLDDHLAGRTFLLGDHLTVADFAVSVTLPYADRIQLPLDDFKNVVRWKSVLEEIPAWRDPFPAREAQAA from the coding sequence ATGAAGCTCTATTACTTTGAAACCATCAACCCGCAGAAGGCCTGCGCGGTCGCCAAGTATGTCGATGCGCCGGCGGACTTCGTCCGCGTCGATCTCGCCAAGGGCGAACACAAGACGCCGCATTACCTCGCGATCAATCCGAACGGCAAGGTGCCGGCATTGGAAGATGGCGACACCAAGCTGTGGGAAGCCAACGCCATCATGTGCCACCTCGCCCGCAAGGCGAAGTCGGATCTCTGGCCGTCAAATCCCGAGAAGCAGATCGACGTTCTGAAGTGGCTGACCTGGAATTCAGAACACTTCACGCGCCACACCGGCAATCTGTATTTCAATTACATCATCAAGCCGAAGTTTGGTCTCGGTGAGCCCGATACCAAGGCGGTCGATGAATCCACCGGGTTCTTCAAGCAATTCGCCGCCGTGCTGGACGATCACCTCGCCGGCCGGACATTCCTTCTCGGCGATCACCTGACGGTTGCTGACTTCGCGGTATCGGTGACGCTGCCTTACGCCGATCGTATCCAGTTGCCGCTCGATGATTTCAAGAACGTCGTTCGCTGGAAATCCGTGCTCGAGGAGATTCCTGCCTGGCGCGATCCCTTCCCGGCGCGGGAAGCACAGGCCGCCTGA
- a CDS encoding glutathione S-transferase family protein — protein MITISAFKWVPDFAQGQVRDLRARWALEEAGLSYRTRLLEQGDQDKPDYRSLQPFGQVPILEEDGFVLFESGAIVLYIGERSEILLPRQPKERTRATQWLIAALNSIEPFLMNVALIDLFYRDQEWAKLRRPGAVQFAQQRLAGLSKALGDKPYLDGERFTAGDLMMTTVLRILGHTDIVMSDPRLATYVKRCTARPAFERALNAQITDFKVAA, from the coding sequence ATGATCACGATTTCTGCTTTCAAATGGGTTCCGGATTTCGCTCAGGGCCAGGTGCGCGATCTGCGTGCGCGCTGGGCTTTGGAAGAGGCTGGCCTGTCTTACCGGACGCGCCTCCTCGAACAGGGCGATCAGGACAAGCCCGATTATCGCTCGCTGCAGCCGTTTGGTCAGGTGCCGATCCTTGAAGAAGACGGCTTCGTACTCTTCGAATCGGGAGCCATCGTGCTCTACATCGGTGAGCGGAGTGAGATACTGCTGCCGAGGCAGCCAAAAGAACGAACGCGGGCGACACAATGGCTGATCGCCGCGCTCAATTCCATCGAGCCCTTCCTCATGAATGTGGCTTTGATCGACTTGTTCTACAGAGATCAGGAATGGGCCAAGCTGCGACGTCCAGGCGCCGTGCAGTTCGCGCAGCAGCGCCTTGCCGGACTCTCCAAGGCGCTCGGCGACAAGCCTTACCTCGATGGCGAACGCTTCACCGCCGGCGACCTGATGATGACCACGGTGCTCAGGATTCTCGGTCACACCGACATCGTGATGAGTGACCCGCGCCTTGCGACTTATGTCAAGCGCTGCACTGCGAGGCCCGCTTTTGAACGCGCGCTCAATGCACAGATCACCGACTTCAAAGTGGCTGCGTGA
- a CDS encoding SRPBCC family protein: MSLAQTNDAVKPSLTLKRRLNAPAKKVYAAWTDPQKIVRWFGPDSGPVTKAEIDLRVGGGFNIGFHTEDGEYHQVGGIYREVVPNEKLVFTWAWHTMKERESLVTVTIKPDGEGSLLTLLHEKFFDEPARDGHKRGWSGSLDKLERLFA; this comes from the coding sequence ATGTCCCTCGCCCAAACCAACGACGCCGTCAAACCCAGCCTCACCCTCAAACGTCGTCTCAATGCGCCAGCGAAAAAAGTCTACGCCGCCTGGACCGACCCGCAAAAAATAGTGCGCTGGTTTGGGCCCGATTCCGGTCCCGTCACGAAAGCAGAGATCGATCTGCGCGTCGGCGGCGGCTTCAACATCGGCTTCCACACCGAAGACGGCGAATATCATCAGGTCGGCGGCATCTATCGCGAGGTGGTGCCGAACGAGAAACTCGTTTTCACGTGGGCCTGGCACACGATGAAGGAGCGCGAGTCGCTCGTCACCGTCACGATCAAGCCCGACGGCGAAGGCTCGCTGCTCACGCTCCTGCACGAGAAATTCTTCGACGAACCCGCCCGCGACGGCCACAAGCGCGGCTGGAGCGGTTCGCTCGACAAACTGGAGCGGCTTTTCGCCTGA
- a CDS encoding ArsR/SmtB family transcription factor — MVYYQNDPLNSTFAALSDPTRRAILARLAEQDGMSVSELAKPFPVSLPAIMKHLDVLSDAKLIHRSKSGRVVTCELTAAPMEDAMRWLNRYAQFWSQQLDRLAAFVEEESCPSPKPTTPSNPASPSNVVSMRQRKKSTPPGPTRKK, encoded by the coding sequence ATGGTTTACTATCAAAATGACCCACTGAACAGCACGTTTGCGGCGCTTTCCGACCCGACACGCCGCGCCATTCTGGCGCGGCTCGCCGAGCAGGACGGCATGTCCGTGAGCGAACTGGCTAAACCCTTCCCGGTCTCCCTGCCGGCGATCATGAAGCATCTCGACGTGTTGTCGGATGCCAAGCTGATCCACCGCTCGAAGTCGGGACGGGTTGTCACTTGCGAACTCACAGCAGCGCCCATGGAGGACGCCATGCGGTGGTTGAACCGGTATGCGCAGTTCTGGTCGCAGCAGCTCGATCGTCTTGCCGCTTTCGTGGAGGAAGAGTCATGTCCCTCGCCCAAACCAACGACGCCGTCAAACCCAGCCTCACCCTCAAACGTCGTCTCAATGCGCCAGCGAAAAAAGTCTACGCCGCCTGGACCGACCCGCAAAAAATAG
- the tlpA gene encoding thiol:disulfide interchange protein TlpA, whose product MSARDLAKKRVTVMLLGGIAGVAAGLAGIYGIGMVMRNPAVPQACQPAAQLAQKLQPLARGEVAALAPAKSPIQVTDLAFRDASGQDRKLADWNGKTVLLNLWATWCAPCKKEMPALDELQKKLGGTDFEVVAVNIDTRDPEKAKTWLKDNGITSLAYYADPTARIFQVLKEKGRAFGMPTTLLVDKNGCEVATLAGPAEWASGDAVKFIQTALGK is encoded by the coding sequence ATGTCTGCCCGGGACCTCGCAAAAAAGCGCGTGACTGTCATGCTTCTGGGCGGGATCGCCGGCGTCGCCGCGGGGCTGGCGGGGATATACGGGATCGGCATGGTCATGCGCAATCCGGCGGTTCCGCAGGCCTGCCAGCCGGCCGCGCAGCTTGCGCAGAAATTGCAGCCACTGGCCCGCGGCGAAGTGGCGGCGCTGGCTCCGGCCAAGTCCCCTATTCAGGTAACAGATCTCGCCTTCCGCGACGCCTCCGGGCAGGACCGCAAGCTGGCCGACTGGAATGGCAAGACGGTCCTCCTGAATTTGTGGGCCACCTGGTGCGCGCCGTGCAAAAAGGAAATGCCGGCGCTCGACGAACTGCAGAAGAAGCTGGGCGGCACGGACTTCGAGGTCGTCGCGGTCAATATCGATACTCGCGATCCGGAAAAGGCGAAAACCTGGCTGAAAGATAACGGCATTACCTCGCTGGCCTATTATGCCGATCCGACCGCACGCATCTTTCAGGTCTTGAAGGAGAAAGGCCGCGCCTTTGGCATGCCGACCACATTGCTGGTGGACAAGAACGGCTGCGAAGTCGCGACGCTGGCCGGCCCTGCCGAATGGGCCAGCGGCGATGCTGTGAAATTCATACAGACGGCGCTCGGCAAATAA
- the argH gene encoding argininosuccinate lyase, translating to MSNKMWGGRFSSSPDAIMETINASIDVDRHLYRQDIAASKAHAAMLADQGIITAGDASQIAGGLDTILSEIEAGKFNFQRALEDVHMNVESRLAELIGPAAGRLHTARSRNDQVATDFKLWVRDTIDGIDAALADFQMALTEKAIEHADTVMPGLTHLQTAQPVTFGHHLLAYVEMMERDRGRFTDARKRLNESPLGSAALAGTSFPLDREKTAKALGFDRPTGNSLDAVSDRDFVMEALAAATICAVHLSRLAEEIVIWTSPLTGLMRLSDKFTTGSSIMPQKRNPDAAELVRAKTGRIAGALQSIVMVMKGLPLAYQKDMQEDKEGAMDALGALSLCIAAMTGMVRDIEPDAARMKKAAGEGYATATDLADWLVRELNIPFRQAHHITGSIVAEASKAGLPLHRVPLETMQAIEPKITDEVFKVLSVDRSVQSRDSYGGTAPKNVRLQGKRWLKRLEKGRS from the coding sequence ATGAGCAACAAGATGTGGGGCGGCCGTTTTTCGTCGAGCCCCGATGCCATCATGGAGACGATCAACGCCTCCATCGACGTCGACCGGCACCTGTATCGTCAGGACATCGCCGCCAGCAAGGCCCATGCGGCAATGCTCGCCGACCAAGGCATCATTACGGCAGGTGACGCAAGCCAGATTGCCGGCGGTCTGGACACGATTCTGTCAGAGATCGAGGCGGGAAAATTCAATTTCCAGCGTGCGCTGGAAGACGTGCATATGAACGTGGAATCGCGGCTGGCCGAATTGATCGGGCCCGCCGCCGGCCGCCTGCACACCGCCCGTTCACGCAACGATCAGGTGGCGACCGATTTCAAGCTCTGGGTGCGCGATACCATCGACGGCATCGATGCCGCTCTGGCGGATTTCCAGATGGCGCTGACCGAGAAGGCCATCGAGCATGCCGATACGGTGATGCCCGGCCTGACGCACCTGCAGACCGCGCAGCCTGTGACATTCGGTCATCATCTGCTCGCGTATGTCGAGATGATGGAACGCGACCGCGGCCGCTTCACCGATGCACGCAAGCGTTTGAATGAATCGCCGCTGGGCTCGGCAGCGCTCGCCGGGACGTCGTTTCCGCTCGATCGCGAAAAGACCGCCAAGGCGCTCGGCTTCGACCGGCCGACGGGCAATTCGCTCGATGCCGTGTCGGACCGTGACTTCGTGATGGAAGCGCTGGCGGCTGCAACGATCTGCGCCGTGCATCTGTCGCGTCTCGCCGAAGAGATCGTGATCTGGACCTCACCGCTGACCGGCCTGATGCGGTTGTCGGACAAGTTCACCACCGGCTCCTCGATCATGCCGCAGAAGCGCAATCCGGATGCGGCGGAGCTGGTGCGCGCCAAGACCGGCCGAATTGCCGGCGCACTGCAGTCCATTGTGATGGTGATGAAAGGCCTGCCGCTCGCCTATCAGAAGGACATGCAGGAGGACAAAGAGGGGGCGATGGATGCGCTCGGTGCCCTGTCGCTCTGCATCGCCGCCATGACCGGCATGGTCCGGGATATCGAACCGGACGCGGCTCGCATGAAGAAGGCGGCCGGTGAGGGCTATGCGACCGCCACCGACCTCGCCGACTGGCTGGTGCGCGAACTCAACATCCCGTTCCGGCAGGCGCACCACATCACCGGGTCGATCGTGGCGGAGGCCTCCAAGGCGGGCCTGCCGCTGCACCGGGTGCCACTCGAGACCATGCAGGCCATCGAGCCGAAAATCACCGATGAGGTGTTCAAGGTGCTGTCCGTCGACCGCTCGGTGCAAAGCCGCGACAGTTATGGCGGCACCGCCCCCAAGAATGTCCGCCTGCAGGGCAAGCGGTGGTTGAAACGGCTGGAAAAGGGCCGGTCGTGA
- the lptM gene encoding LPS translocon maturation chaperone LptM: MVRAGLGMLFVTRISPALLYRFAAVGLLMLALGLSACGRKGPLDAPPGGLAADADGSLDNETDQGGDEIKYRRSKSKSLPIIRGPNKPIPLDVLID, encoded by the coding sequence ATGGTCCGCGCCGGTTTGGGGATGCTTTTTGTGACTCGGATTTCGCCTGCCTTATTATACCGTTTTGCCGCTGTTGGTCTGCTCATGCTGGCCCTTGGTTTGTCGGCCTGTGGCCGCAAAGGTCCGCTGGACGCGCCTCCGGGCGGGCTTGCAGCCGATGCGGACGGCTCGCTGGACAACGAGACCGATCAGGGCGGCGATGAAATCAAGTATCGACGCAGCAAGTCGAAAAGCTTGCCGATTATCAGAGGCCCCAATAAGCCGATTCCACTCGACGTCCTGATCGACTAG